A window of Kocuria sp. TGY1127_2 genomic DNA:
GATTATGAGTTCATGGCACATCACGAGTCTCTCGTTCTTACCGGTGTACGCGTCTCGCTTATTATTGCGGGTCGCGCGGCAAACCTGGCCTAGAACGAGAAAATCTCGTACCGCGCAGACCCCTCACCGACATCTAGGTCGAGGGGTTTTTTCGTGTCAGGTCGAATCCCACCGGAGACGAACGAGCACCAGGCGGACTCACAGACACCGCCGCAACGCAGCACACAGCAGAAGCAGAAGGACGATCACATGAGCAACGAATCGTCGGCGACGCCGGCCACGGTTGCCGCCTCGACTTCAGGGTCGCAGAGCAGCGCCCCAAGAATTACTGGTTCGGAAGCGGTCATTCGCACGCTGGAAAAACTTGGAGTCACCGATGTTTTCGGTCTTCCCGGCGGGGCGATTCTGCCCACGTATGATCCGCTACTGGATTCCGAGATCATCAATCATATTCTCGTTCGTCATGAGCAGGGCGCCGGGCACGCAGCTGAAGGATATGCTCTGGCAACCGGAAAGGTCGGCGTCTGCATCGCCACGAGCGGCCCGGGTGCCACCAATCTGATCACCGCCCTGGCCGATGCCCATATGGACTCAGTCCCCATGGTTGCGATTACGGGGCAGGTGTCGTCCAAGGTTTTGGGAACGGACGCTTTCCAGGAAGCAGACATCGTCGGCATGACGATGCCCGTTACGAAACACTCCTACATGGCGACCCGTCCCGAGGATGTTCCGCGCATGATCATGGAAGCCTTTCATCTGGCATCGACCGGCCGTCCCGGCCCCGTGCTCGTGGATATCACCAAAGATGCCCAGCAGGGCCTGATGTCCTTCACTTGGCCGGTGGACATGCAGCTGCGCGGGTATCACCCGGTTGTCCGAGGACACAACAAGCAAGTTCGAGAAGCAGCGAAGTTGCTGAATGCCGCCCGGCAGCCGGTTTTGTACGTCGGCGGCGGAACCCTTCGTGCCGGCGCGTCACGGGAACTAGCGGAACTGGTTAGCGTGACCGACGCACCCGTGGTCACGACTCTGACGGCGCGCGGCGCATTCCCCGATTCGGACCCGCACCACCTGGGGATGCCGGGTATGCACGGTTCCGTCCCGGCTGTCACCTCAATGCAAAAAGCGGACCTGCTCGTCGCCCTGGGCGCGCGGTTCGACGACCGGGTCACCGGTGTCGTCGATTCCTTCGCTCCGGACGCAAAGATCGTCCACGTCGACGTCGATCCCGCGGAGATCTCGAAGATCCGTGTCGCGGACGTGCCGATTGTGGGGGACTTGAAGTCCGTCATCCCAGAACTGGTCGAATGCGTCGAGGAGGTTCAGCGTGAAGAAGGACGCAGGGACCTCGGCGGCTGGTGGGCCATGCTGAATCGGATCAAGGACGAGTACCCCCTCGGATACGTCCCCACGGACGACGGCTTGGGCTCGCCCCAGCACGTCATCCAGCGGATCGGTCAGTTGACCGGTCCCGAGGCAATCTACGTCTCTGGGGTCGGACAGCACCAGATGTGGTCCGCCCAGTTCATCGGGTACGAGCGGCCGCGCCAATGGCTGAACTCGGCGGGCCTCGGCACGATGGGCTACAGCGTCCCCGCAGCAATGGGAGCGAAGGTCGGTGATCCGGACCGGGTCGTGTGGGCGATTGACGGGGACGGCTGCTTCCAAATGACCAACCAAGAATTGGCGACCTGCGTCCTGAATGACATCCCCATCAAGGTTGCCGTGATCAACAATTCCTCGCTGGGCATGGTGCGGCAGTGGCAGACCCTGTTCTACGACGGCCGTTACTCCAACACCCACCTGAACACGGGTCATGATTCCCGGAGGATCCCGGACTTCGTCAAGTTGGCCGAGGCCTACGGGTGCGCCGCGTTCCGTTGCACGAGCGATGAGGACGTCGACGAAACCATCCGAAAAGCGTTGGAGATCAACGACCGGCCCGTGCTGGTCGACTTCACTGTCAGTCCGGATGCCATGGTTTGGCCGATGGTCCCGGCAGGAGTATCCAATGACGCGATTCAGATTGCCAGAGACACGTCGCCCGACTGGAACGGAGAGGAATAACAATGACTCGTCACACGCTGTCTGTCCTGGTCGAAGACACACCGGGCGTGCTCGCCCGGGTATCCGGATTGTTCGCAAGGCGGCAATTCAATATTGACTCCCTCGCCGTGGGCGCCACCGAAGTCCCGGGAATCTCCCGAATTACTGTGGTGGTTGACGCGGACGGGGTCCTGCTCGAGCAGGTCACCAAGCAACTCAACAAGTTGATTCATGTTCTGAAGATCGTGGAATTGCCATCGGAGACCTCGGTGCAACGCGATCACATCATGATCAAGGTCCGCGCGGATGCCGGAACCCGGATCCAAGTCACGCAGGCTGCAGACCTTTTTCGCGCTTCGATCGTCGACGTCTCCACCGAGTCCGTCGTCATCGAGGCCACGGGAGCCCCGGAGAAACTCCGGGCCCTCTTGGAGGTGTTGGAACCCTTCGGCATAAGAGAAATCGTTCGTGCCGGAACTCTCGGCATCGGGCGCGGAGTGCGCTCGATGAGCGAGAGGGCCCTCCGCAATTAGTTGTCTCGGCGAGATCACTTGTCTCGCGGAGCGTTCATAAACCTGTCATGCATCGGTACATTCCGGTGCACCATGACCCGGCAGGCTAGGCTTAAAACCTAGTGGCCGGGCCACTGAAGACCATCAACCGTGGGCAAGAGCCCGCGGGGAAGATAGAGGAGTTCTCAATCCCATGGCTGAAATCTTTTACGACGACGACGCAAACCTCGCGGCGATCCAGGACCGTTCCGTCGCCATCATCGGTTATGGATCCCAGGGTCACGCACACGCGCTGAACCTTCGGGATTCGGGCATCGACGTTCGTATCGGCCTCGCCGAGGGCTCGTCCTCGCGGGCCAAGGCAGAAGCTGAAGGCCTTCGCGTCCTGACCGTCGCGGAAGCCGTCGAAGAAGCCGACGTCATCATGATCCTGACCCCGGACCAGGTCCAGGCAAAGATCTACAAGGAATCGATCGAGCCGAACCTTGAGCCCGGCGATGCCCTGTTCTTCGCCCACGGGTTCAATATTCGTTTCGACTACATCCAGCCGATCGACGGCGTCGACGTCGCGATGGTTGCACCTAAGGGCCCCGGCCACACTGTGCGCCGAGAGTTCGAAGCGGGCCGCGGTGTTCCGGCCTTGGTCGCCGTCGAGGTGGATGCATCCGGCAAGGCCTTCGAGCTTGCTCTGGCCTATGCCAAGGGTCTCGGTGCCAGCCGCGCCGGCGTCATCAAGACGACCTTCACCGAGGAGACGGAATCCGATCTCTTCGGCGAGCAGGCTGTTTTGTGCGGCGGCGTCTCGCAGTTGATCCAGTACGGATTCGAAACGCTGACCGAGGCCGGTTACCAGCCCGAGATTGCGTACTTCGAGGTGTGCCACGAACTCAAACTGATCGTCGACCTGATCAACGAGGGCGGAATCACCAAGCAGCGTTGGTCCTGCTCCGACACCGCGGAGTATGGCGACTACGTTTCGGGCCCCCGGATCATCACCCCCGAGGTCAAGGATCACATGAAGGCCGTTCTTTCGGACATTCAGGACGGAACCTTCGCCCATCGCTTCATGGATGATCAGGCCAACGGCGGCAAGGAGTTCCAGGAACTCCGCGAGAAGGGCGCATCCCACCCGATCGAGAAGACCGGCCAGGAGCTGCGCAAGCTGTTCTCCTGGAAGTCATCCGACGCCGACTACACCGACGGCTCGGCAGCCCGCTAAACGTCGGAACCTGATGACGGTTCTCCAACGGCCGGTCATCCGCTGCAACGGATGACCGGCCGTTCCCCTTTTGTCTTTCATTTCCCCAATTTCCGGCACCGAACAATCACCAAAGGAATCCGACTTTGACTGAAACGCCTGTTGTCCTTCTGGCCGAGGAACTCTCACCCGCGACGGTCGACGCCCTCGGCGAGGGCTTCGAAATTCGCAAGACTAATGGCGCCGACCGCGAATCGTTGCTGCGCGATATAGCCGACGTGGACGCGATCATGATTCGCTCCGCGACCCGGCTGGACGCGGAAGCCTTCGACGCGGCCCGTCGCCTGAAGGTCGTTGCTCGCGCTGGAGTCGGCCTCGATAACGTCGACATCGCCGCGGCCACTGCGGCCGGCGTCATGGTCGTCAACGCGCCGACCTCCAACATCATTTCCGCGGCTGAGCTGACGGTCGGCCACATTCTCGGTCTGTCCCGCAATATTTCGGCAGCCGACGCTTCAATGCGAGACGGGCAGTGGAAGCGCTCCCAGTACACCGGCGTCGAACTCTTCGAGAAGAAGGTCGGCATCATCGGGCTCGGGCGCATCGGTGGGTTGGTCGCAGAACGGCTTCGGGGGTTCGGTACGGAAATCCTGGCCTACGACCCGTTCGTCACGAGCTCGCGTGCCGCATCGCTCGGGGCGCAGATGGTGGACCTGGACACGTTGTTCCGGGAATCCGACATCATCACGATTCACATGCCGAAGACACCGGACACGATCGGCATGGTCGATGCCGCGGCATTCGATCTCATGAAGCCTTCCGCCTTTGTCGTCAATGTGGCCCGCGGCGGGCTGATCGACGAGGATGACCTCACCGACGCGCTTCGGGCGGGCAAAATCGCGGGCGCGGCAATTGACGTATACGTCTCCGAGCCCCCCGAGGGCGTGGGCTTCGTGGGCATGGACAACGTCGTGACCACTCCGCACCTGGGCGCTTCGACCGTCGAAGCGCAGGAGAAAGCGGGAGTATCGGTTGCCAAATCTGTCAAACTCGCCCTCGAGGGCGAACTCGTCCCTGATGCCGTGAACGTCGCCGGCGGACCCATCGACTCAGACGTGCGCCCAGGAATTCCGTTGGCGGAGAAATTGGGTCGAGTCCTGACGGCGTTGACCCACGATTCGCCCCTGACGAGCGTGGAGGTCAAGGTCGCCGGGGAAATCGCGGACAAAGACGTGTCCTCGCTGAAACTCGCCGCACTCAAGGGCGTATTCACCGATGTGGTCTCCGAGAAGGTTTCTTACGTCAACGCTCCCATGATTGCAGAGCAGCGTGAGATCGAAACGACCTTGGTCACGACCACCGAAGTCGAGGGGTTCCGCAACGAGACCACCTTGTCGGCCATCCTTGCCGATGGGACCCAGGTCTCCGTTTCCGGTACCGTGACCGGGCCCAAGCTGGTCGAGAAACTGACCGGGGTCAACGGCTTCGATTTCGAGGTTGGGCTGACGGACCACATGCTCATTCTCGATTACCGCGACCGTCCCGGCGTCATCGCCTCCATGGGTACCCTGCTCGGGACCGCGAGCATCAACATCGCCGGAATGCAGGTTTCGCGTGGGGAGAGCCAAGCCAAGGAACAGCGGGCGCTGTCCGTTCTGGCCCTTGATTCTCCGGCTTCCCCCGAGATGGTCTCTTCGATCAAGTCGACGATCGAGGCCGACCGTACCGCGTTCGTCTCCCTCGCGGACTGAGCACAGTCGAATTCTCATCGCGACGCCGTCTGTTCACCGTGATGCGCGGGCGGCGTCGTGTTCGACGAAACCGGAAAATGCAGTATTCACAGTCCACCGATCCGGGGCCGATAAGCCTCGAGTTCTCCTTATAGAGTAGGAGCCATGACTTCCACATCAGCCGAGCCGTTCTACATCACCACAGCGATCGTCTACCCGAACGGCGATCCCCACATCGGTCACGCGTATGAGCACATTGCGACAGACGTCATGGCACGTTTCAAGCGCCTGGATGGATACGACGTCCGGTTCATGACGGGCACGGATGAACACGGTCAGAAGATGCAGACCTCGGCCGAAAAACAGGGCATCACCGCCAAGGATCTGGCCGAAAAGAATTCGGCCAAAATCAAGGCGATGGACGATCTCCTGGGTATCAGCTACGACCGTTTTATACGCACCACGGACCCGGATCATGTGGCCTCGTGCCAGGAGATGTGGCGTCGCATGGAAGCCAACGGAGACATCTACCTCGACAAATACGAAGGCTGGTACTCGGTACGCGATGAGGCCTTCTACGGAGAAGACGAGACCGAAGTCCGGAAAGATGGCGTTAGGTATGCGATCCCTACCGACACCGAGGTCGAGTGGACCGAAGAGGAATCCTACTTCTTCCGGCTCTCCAAGTACCAAGACCGGCTCTTGGACCTTTACGCATCAGAGGGGTTTGCGTACCCGGAATACCGTCGCAATGAGGTCGCTTCGTTCGTGAAATCCGGTTTGAGGGATCTCTCGATTTCTCGAACCACCTTCGACTGGGGGATTCCCGTTCCGGGAAACGACAAGCACATCATGTATGTGTGGGTCGACGCCCTCACCAACTACATCACCGGGCTCGGTTTCCCGGATACCGACGGCGAACTCTTCCGAAAGTATTGGCCTGCGGATTTCCACGTCATCGGCAAGGACATCACGCGTTTCCACACCATATACTGGCCGGCATTCTTGTGGTCGGCTGGGCTGGACTTGCCGCGAAAGGTCTTCGCACATGGATTCCTTCTCGTCGACGGGGCCAAGATGTCCAAGTCCGTGGGCAACGTACTCGATCCGGAGCAATTGGTCGAGAGCTTCGGCGTCGACCCCTTGCGCTTCTTCCTTCTCCGTGAAGTGACCTTTGGCCAGGACGGCTCGTACAGTGCTCCTGCGATCGTTTCCCGCATTAATTCCGACCTGTCGAATGACCTCGGCAACCTGGCACAGCGTTCGCTGTCCATGGTCGCGAAGAACTGCGAGGCGGCTGTCCCGAGCCCCGATGAATTCACGGCGGAGGACCAGGCCATTCTGGAATCAGCCGATGCACTGTACGTTTCGGTGCGGGAGGATTTCGAGAGCCTGGACTATCACCGGGCCTTGGATCGGATCTGGAAGGTCATCGCCGATGTGAACCGCTATTTCACGGCGCAGGAGCCGTGGAAGCTGCGCAAGACGGACCAAACACGGATGGAAACGGTCTTGTACGTGACCCTTGAGTGTCTTCGCATCGTGGCTATCCTGATCCAACCGATCATGCCCGGTTCGATGGCCAAGTTGTTGGACCAGCTGGGACAGCCCGAAGGAGACCAAAGACTCTTTGCAGCGTTGCCGCAGCGCATCGTAGCGGGGACCGCGTTGCCGGCTCCGCAGGGGATTTTTCCTCGTTTCGAGGCACCCAGCGAGTAGAAAACAACGACCGCCCTTGTAATTGTTAATACAAGGTTAGAATCCGGTAGTCATAGAAACCGGATTCTAACCTTGTAAGTTGAGCGATAGGGTGCAAGGATCGAAGCATGTTCGTTCTGACCGTCGATCAAGTGGGTTCCAGAAAAAGGTCCGACGCCGTGCCCCAGTTGGTTTCCGTCTCGGGTGAGGCCGTGCTGCCTTTTGACCGAACAGCCGGAGACGAGGCCCAGGCGGTGTTCGACAACGCCGACGCAGCGATCGCCTGTGCTCTGACCCTGGCATCGGGCGGTCAATGGCACTGCGGTTTGGGGCAAGGACGTATCGAAGAGCCCCTGCCGAGGACTGCCCGTGAGGGGCGGGGAACGGCGTACGTCAACGCACGCCACGCCGTCGACGAGGCCAAGAAATCGGGTGCGCACCACCTCGGGTTCAGATCTGACTCGCCCTTAGGCGCGGGAATCCAGGCGGGTCTACGGACCGTCATCGCGGTTTGGGGGAAGCGCCGCGACACCACGCGAGAAGCATACGAGTGGGCCCTCGCCGGCAAGACGCAGGCGGAAATAGCCGCGCAGTTGGGAATCAGTCAACAGGCCGTATCCGGCCGGTTGGCCGCAGGTATGTATCGTGAACTCGAAGACCTCAAGCGAGAAATGACCCGCTGGGCAGAGTATCTAGATGCTCCCGGTCGTCCCGGAGAGAAGGAGCGGGCCGATTGAGCCAAATAGCCCTTCTGATCATGATCATTTCCGCTCTTCTCGGGGCCTTTACCTGCTTCAGGGTCCCGGCACTCAGTATCCGGGCTCGTCGCATCTGGACCATTGCCAACGTCCTGTTTCTCGCGACTGCGGCCCTGCTGGCGACCGGTGGGGCCATCCAGGGATATTCGGCCCGCTCCGAACCGCTCGTGGCGGTCCTCTCCGTAGTATTCGGCACAGCGGCAGCGGCGATGACGGGATCCCCGGTAACGGCGGCGGTTCTGCAGCTGTCACTGCGCAGCGGACGAATTTACCGTTCGGGCAAACGAGACACGGACGCCGCCGAACAGAACATCGAAGACCCCGAGCGCGATTCTTCCCTTCATGGCGGTCTGTGGATCGGAGTTCTGGAACGTGCCGGCGTCGCCGTAACCCTGCTGATGGGATGGCCAACGGGCCTGACCGTCCTGGCAGCCATCAAGGCCCTGGGCAGATTCACCGAGCTCAAGAAGCCCGATGCTGTCGAACGGTTCATCCTGGGAACCTTCGCCTCATTCCTCTGGGCCGCAGCCTGGGCGGGTGTTGCAATGCTCCTGGTACGGGGCGTCTGAACCGTGGAGAAGTAACGTCTGGTTCACATGGTGAGAAGCCGTCCTACTATGTGGTCACGTCACCGTCGGCGGAGCTAGCTTAGTCCCATGACCGACAGCACGGAATCCCGAAATATCGATTTGGCCGTCATCCCAGGTGACGGCATCGGCCCCGAAGTTACCGAACAGGCCCTTGCCGTTCTGACCGCCGCGGCCCGGCGCGAAGGTATCGACGTCTCGCCGACACCCTACGAGCTCGGCGCCGAAGCGTGGCTCAGAACAGGGGAGACGTTGACCGAGGACAAACTCGCGTCTCTGCGAGAACATGACGCGATTCTCTTCGGCGCCGTCGGGGCCGACCCGCGCTCGACGAAGGTCCCGTCCGGCCTCATCGAGCGCGAAATTCTTCTGAAGCTCCGGTTTGCCTTCGATCATTTCATCAACCTGCGCCCGTCGCGTCTCTACCCCGGCGCGGTGTCTCCCCTGAGCGATCCCGGCGACATAGACTTCGTCGTCGTCCGAGAAGGGACCGAAGGTCCGTACGTCGGGAACGGGGGCACGGTCCGACAGGACACCGAACACGAGATCGCAACCGAAGTCTCCGTGAACACCGCTCACGGAGTCGAACGTCTGATCCGTTATGCTTTCGACCTTGCCGCCTCCCGCGAACGTCAGCACGTCACCTTGGTCCACAAGCACAACGTACTGGTTCACGCCGGGGGGCTCTACCGGCGGATCTTCGACCGTATCGCGGATGAGTACCCACGGGTCTCCACCGATTACATTCACGTCGACGCCGCAACGATTTACATGACCACGGATCCCTCACGATTCGACGTCATCGTGACGGACAACCTGTTCGGGGACATCCTGACGGACCAGGCCGGTGCGATCTCGGGCGGTATAGGTTACGCCGCATGCGGGAATATCAACGCCGAGTTCACGGCACCGTCGATGTTCGAGCCGGTGCACGGTTCGGCTCCGGACATCGCTGGGCAAGGAATCGCCGATCCTCGGGCCGCCATACTCGCGGGCGCTCTTTTGTTGCGTCATCTTGGTCATGAACGTGCGGCGAGTAACATCGAAGAAGCAGTCGAGGCCGACATGAGGGATCACGGTTCCGAGCGAAGAACGACGGTGGACATCGGACAAGCCATTCTCGCCGGAATCTCCTGAGCGCCCCAACGCCGGACGCGACGGTTGCCGCAAAGATGCGGTCACCCTCGCGGACAACAGAACATCAGCACACTCGCTCGAAACGGAGCCCACCTTGAGAACTTCCTCATTCACCATCACCGAGAACCAGGATCCGACCCCTTCCGAGCGGCTCGCTGAAATTCTGGCTGCTCCTGGATTCGGCGAGTTCACGACCGATCACGTTGCAAAGGTCGAGTGGACTGGGGACTATTCGACCGGTGGTGAATGGGAGCATGCACGAATCGAGCCCTACGCACCCTTGAGTCTCGATCCGGCCACGTCGGTTTTCCATTATGGGCAGGAAATCTTCGAAGGGCTGAAAGCCTATCGGCATCAAGACGGATCCGTGTGGCTGTTCCGTCCGGAGGCGAATGCCGACCGGTTCCGTCGCTCAGCGAAGCGACTGGCGTTGCCCGAGCTTCCGACCGAGATTTTCATTGATGCGGTTCATGCTCTGGTCGAGAAGGACTCGCGGTGGATCCCTGAGGGGGAGGGCACCTCCCTGTATATCCGGCCTTTCATGATTGCGACCGAGAAATTCTTGGGGGTTCGCCCCACTCGTGAGGCCCTGTTCGAGGTCATCGCGTCGCCCGCGGCCAATTATTTTGGCAGTCCCGAGCCCGTGGATATTTGGTGGTCCCAGAATTATGCTCGCGCCGGCCAAGGAGGCACGGGCGCAGCGAAGTGCGGCGGAAACTATGCGGCGAGTCTTCTTCCGCAGCTCGAAGGGGAAGCCAAAGGCTGTAAGCAGGTCATGTTTACCGACGAGCATCGAAATCACGCGGTTGAGGAACTCGGGGGCATGAACGTCTTCTTCGTTCTCAAAGACGGGACTCTGGTCACACCCAAGTTGACCGGCACCATTCTGGAGGGTGTCACGCGCAAGTCGATCGTTGAGCTGGCGCAGGAGAGCGGAATGAAGGTGGTCGAGAGGACAATCACGGTCGACGAGTGGCAGGCAGGGATCGCAAAGGACGACATCACCGAAATCTTTGCTTGTGGCACGGCCGCGGTAATTGCTCCGATGGGCCGTTTGCTCTACGAAGATGGTGAGATCCCTGCCGCGAGCCAGACGAACGGTAGAGTCACTCAATGGCTGCGCGCCCAGCTGACTGGCATTCAGACCGGACGAGTCGAGGATCGCTTCGGGTGGATGACGCGGGTGATCTGACCCGATGTGCCGGCACTGCAGCCACTTGCGAGCGGCGGTCGCAACCATCCGGTGCTTCATGCCGGTGAAGGGTGGCCACGGTGCGCCGCGTACGCGCTAACCTGGACGTATGCGCATTGCACGATTTACTGCCGAGGACCAGCTGTTTTACGGACGCGTCGACGGTGAGGACGGCCAGGAAACCCTGACTGTTCTGGCTGGCGACCCGTTCTACACAGGAATTAACCCGACCGAAAAGACGTACCCGATTGCGGACGTTCGTCTGGTCGCCCCCATCATTCCCCGCTCCAAAGTCGTCGGTGTTGCCCGAAATTGGAACGAACATGCAAGTGAACTCGGCAACCAGGCGCCGACATCGCCGCAGTTCTTTCTGAAGCCGAATACTTCGGTCGTCGGCCCCGGTGATCCCGTGACCCTCCCGGATTTCAGCGAGGAGATCTCCTACGAGGCCGAATTGGCCGTAGTGATCGGTCGCATGTGCAAATCGGTCCCGATCGAGCGCGTGCCCGAGGTGGTTTTCGGATACACCTGCGGCAATGACTTGACTGCGCGGGATCTGCAGAAGACGGATCTGCAATGGGCGAGGGCGAAAGGCTTCGACGGTTCATGCCCTTTGGGACCGTGGATCGAGACCGAGCTGGATACCGATGACCTGCCCATCAAGTCATGGGTGGATGGCGAGCTCAAGCAGGATGGAACGACGCGGGACATGATCTTCGGCGTGGCCGAGCTCGTCTCCCGCATTTCTGATGCCTTTACTTTGTTGCCAGGGGACGTGATCCTGACCGGGACACCCGCCGGAGTCGGTCTGGTCGAAGACGGGCAAGAAGTCGAGATCGAGGTCGGCGGCATCGGGGCGCTCGTCAACCGAATGCGTCGGGCCTAGTAACACGCGAATGGCGGGGGAGTTCCCCGCATACTACTGAAAACGAAAGCGATGAGTAGCCAAGCATTATGACAACCGAAGCTATCAAGCCGACCGTGAGTGAAGACCGCCCCGTGCGCGTACGCTTTTGCCCTTCACCTACTGGCACGCCCCATGTAGGGATGGTCCGAACGGCGCTGTTCAACTGGGCCCACGCCCGACACACCGGAGGCAAGCTCGTTTTCCGAATCGAGGATACGGATGCCAAGCGAGATTCGGAGGAGTCCTTCAACCAAGTCCTCGAATCCCTTCACTGGTTGGGCATTGAGTGGGATGAAGGCGTCGGGGTGGGAGGCCCTCACGAGCCGTACCGCCAGTCCCAGCGGGGCGAGATCTATCGAGATGTTATCCAGAAGCTGATCGACGGGGGATACGTCTATGAAGATTTCTCGACCCCGCAGGAGGTCGAAGAGCGCCATCGCGCCAAGGGAGAAGACCCCAAACTCGGCTATGACAACTTCGATCGGAATCTGACGGAGGAGCAGATATCTGCTTTTCGGTCTGAGGGGCGCAAGCCGGTGCTCCGGTTGCGGATGCCGGATGAAGACATCACATTCAATGATGTGGTCCGTGGTGAAATCACGTTCAAAGCCGGCTCAGTTCCCGACTACGTCGTGGTCCGAGCCGACGGAAGCCCGTTGTACACGCTGGTCAACCCCGTCGACGACGCTCTGATGAAAATTACCCACGTGCTGCGAGGCGAAGACCTGCTTTCCTCGACCCCCCGCCAGATTGCGTTATATCGCGCATTGGTGGGTATAGGAGTCGCCGAATTCATTCCCGAATTCGGACACCTCCCCTATGTCATGGGGCAAGGCAATAAGAAGTTGTCCAAACGAGACCCGGAATCGAATCTCTTCTTACTGCGCGACGAAGGATTTATCAAAGAAGGCCTGCTCAATTACCTTTCTTTGTTGGGTTGGTCTCTTTCGCCGGACGAAGATATCTTCACCGTCGACCAGCTGATAGAGAACTTTGACGTTCACGACGTTTTGGCCAATCCGGCTCGATTCGACGTCAAAAAGGCGGAAGCGATCAACGGTCAGCACATTCGAATGCTGGAACCCCAGGATTTTGAAAACCGTCTCTTGCCCTACCTCAGGGATGCAGGCATCGTAGACGACGTGCTGAGCGAGCGTGAACGGCAGATTCTCCGCGAGGCGGCTCCACTGGTTCAGGAACGTATGCAGCTGCTGGGTGAAGCTCCGGGGCTCCTCGGGTTCCTGTTCCGTGCTGACGGTGAAATCGAGATTGCCGACGACGCGCGCAAGCAGCTCAAGGACTCCGCACCCGAGGTCTTGGACGCTGC
This region includes:
- the ilvN gene encoding acetolactate synthase small subunit translates to MTRHTLSVLVEDTPGVLARVSGLFARRQFNIDSLAVGATEVPGISRITVVVDADGVLLEQVTKQLNKLIHVLKIVELPSETSVQRDHIMIKVRADAGTRIQVTQAADLFRASIVDVSTESVVIEATGAPEKLRALLEVLEPFGIREIVRAGTLGIGRGVRSMSERALRN
- a CDS encoding acetolactate synthase large subunit, coding for MSNESSATPATVAASTSGSQSSAPRITGSEAVIRTLEKLGVTDVFGLPGGAILPTYDPLLDSEIINHILVRHEQGAGHAAEGYALATGKVGVCIATSGPGATNLITALADAHMDSVPMVAITGQVSSKVLGTDAFQEADIVGMTMPVTKHSYMATRPEDVPRMIMEAFHLASTGRPGPVLVDITKDAQQGLMSFTWPVDMQLRGYHPVVRGHNKQVREAAKLLNAARQPVLYVGGGTLRAGASRELAELVSVTDAPVVTTLTARGAFPDSDPHHLGMPGMHGSVPAVTSMQKADLLVALGARFDDRVTGVVDSFAPDAKIVHVDVDPAEISKIRVADVPIVGDLKSVIPELVECVEEVQREEGRRDLGGWWAMLNRIKDEYPLGYVPTDDGLGSPQHVIQRIGQLTGPEAIYVSGVGQHQMWSAQFIGYERPRQWLNSAGLGTMGYSVPAAMGAKVGDPDRVVWAIDGDGCFQMTNQELATCVLNDIPIKVAVINNSSLGMVRQWQTLFYDGRYSNTHLNTGHDSRRIPDFVKLAEAYGCAAFRCTSDEDVDETIRKALEINDRPVLVDFTVSPDAMVWPMVPAGVSNDAIQIARDTSPDWNGEE
- the ilvC gene encoding ketol-acid reductoisomerase; the encoded protein is MAEIFYDDDANLAAIQDRSVAIIGYGSQGHAHALNLRDSGIDVRIGLAEGSSSRAKAEAEGLRVLTVAEAVEEADVIMILTPDQVQAKIYKESIEPNLEPGDALFFAHGFNIRFDYIQPIDGVDVAMVAPKGPGHTVRREFEAGRGVPALVAVEVDASGKAFELALAYAKGLGASRAGVIKTTFTEETESDLFGEQAVLCGGVSQLIQYGFETLTEAGYQPEIAYFEVCHELKLIVDLINEGGITKQRWSCSDTAEYGDYVSGPRIITPEVKDHMKAVLSDIQDGTFAHRFMDDQANGGKEFQELREKGASHPIEKTGQELRKLFSWKSSDADYTDGSAAR
- the metG gene encoding methionine--tRNA ligase; its protein translation is MTSTSAEPFYITTAIVYPNGDPHIGHAYEHIATDVMARFKRLDGYDVRFMTGTDEHGQKMQTSAEKQGITAKDLAEKNSAKIKAMDDLLGISYDRFIRTTDPDHVASCQEMWRRMEANGDIYLDKYEGWYSVRDEAFYGEDETEVRKDGVRYAIPTDTEVEWTEEESYFFRLSKYQDRLLDLYASEGFAYPEYRRNEVASFVKSGLRDLSISRTTFDWGIPVPGNDKHIMYVWVDALTNYITGLGFPDTDGELFRKYWPADFHVIGKDITRFHTIYWPAFLWSAGLDLPRKVFAHGFLLVDGAKMSKSVGNVLDPEQLVESFGVDPLRFFLLREVTFGQDGSYSAPAIVSRINSDLSNDLGNLAQRSLSMVAKNCEAAVPSPDEFTAEDQAILESADALYVSVREDFESLDYHRALDRIWKVIADVNRYFTAQEPWKLRKTDQTRMETVLYVTLECLRIVAILIQPIMPGSMAKLLDQLGQPEGDQRLFAALPQRIVAGTALPAPQGIFPRFEAPSE
- the serA gene encoding phosphoglycerate dehydrogenase; the encoded protein is MTETPVVLLAEELSPATVDALGEGFEIRKTNGADRESLLRDIADVDAIMIRSATRLDAEAFDAARRLKVVARAGVGLDNVDIAAATAAGVMVVNAPTSNIISAAELTVGHILGLSRNISAADASMRDGQWKRSQYTGVELFEKKVGIIGLGRIGGLVAERLRGFGTEILAYDPFVTSSRAASLGAQMVDLDTLFRESDIITIHMPKTPDTIGMVDAAAFDLMKPSAFVVNVARGGLIDEDDLTDALRAGKIAGAAIDVYVSEPPEGVGFVGMDNVVTTPHLGASTVEAQEKAGVSVAKSVKLALEGELVPDAVNVAGGPIDSDVRPGIPLAEKLGRVLTALTHDSPLTSVEVKVAGEIADKDVSSLKLAALKGVFTDVVSEKVSYVNAPMIAEQREIETTLVTTTEVEGFRNETTLSAILADGTQVSVSGTVTGPKLVEKLTGVNGFDFEVGLTDHMLILDYRDRPGVIASMGTLLGTASINIAGMQVSRGESQAKEQRALSVLALDSPASPEMVSSIKSTIEADRTAFVSLAD
- a CDS encoding 3-isopropylmalate dehydrogenase gives rise to the protein MTDSTESRNIDLAVIPGDGIGPEVTEQALAVLTAAARREGIDVSPTPYELGAEAWLRTGETLTEDKLASLREHDAILFGAVGADPRSTKVPSGLIEREILLKLRFAFDHFINLRPSRLYPGAVSPLSDPGDIDFVVVREGTEGPYVGNGGTVRQDTEHEIATEVSVNTAHGVERLIRYAFDLAASRERQHVTLVHKHNVLVHAGGLYRRIFDRIADEYPRVSTDYIHVDAATIYMTTDPSRFDVIVTDNLFGDILTDQAGAISGGIGYAACGNINAEFTAPSMFEPVHGSAPDIAGQGIADPRAAILAGALLLRHLGHERAASNIEEAVEADMRDHGSERRTTVDIGQAILAGIS